A single Hemiscyllium ocellatum isolate sHemOce1 chromosome X, sHemOce1.pat.X.cur, whole genome shotgun sequence DNA region contains:
- the tarbp2 gene encoding RISC-loading complex subunit tarbp2 isoform X2 — MTEDRAAAAAKKTSSCPSIEQMLASNPGKTPISLLQEYGTRIGKTPVYDLLKAEGQAHQPNFTFRVTVGDINCTGQGPSKKAAKHKAAEAALKLLKGGNMLEPMLDGVKISGTESKSSSSAQLAECNPVGALQELVVQKGWRLPEYTVTQESGPAHRKEFTMTCRVERFLEIGSGTSKKLAKRNAAAKMLARIHDVPVDQRDGNEVEPEDDQFSIMVGNKLDGPKGKSAGCTWDSLRNSAGERILHLKSNPLGVSNSNFCQMLRELAEEQRFDVSYLDIELSLSGLYQCLVELSTQPTTVCHGSGSTRDGARANAAHNALQYLKIMAGGK, encoded by the exons ATGACGGAGGATCGGGCCGCTGCTGCAGCCAAGAAGACTTCCAGCTGTCCCAG TATTGAGCAAATGCTGGCCTCAAACCCTGGGAAGACGCCTATTAGTTTACTGCAGGAGTATGGAACAAGGATTGGAAAGACACCGGTGTATGACTTGCTGAAAGCTGAGGGCCAAGCCCACCAACCCAATTTCACTTTCCGAGTGACAGTCGGAGATATTAACTGCACAG GTCAGGGGCCTAGCAAAAAGGCAGCAAAGCACAAGGCAGCGGAAGCTGCCCTGAAATTACTAAAGGGAGGAAACATGTTGGAGCCCATGTTGGATGGAGTCAA GATCTCTGGCACTGAATCCAAAAGCTCTAGCTCTGCTCAGCTGGCGGAATGCAACCCTGTAGGGGCTTTACAG GAGCTGGTGGTTCAGAAAGGATGGAGACTTCCGGAATATACAGTCACTCAGGAATCTGGTCCTGCCCACCGGAAGGAGTTCACCATGACTTGCAGGGTCGAGAGATTCTTGGAGATAG GGAGTGGGACGTCGAAAAAGCTGGCCAAGCGCAACGCAGCCGCAAAGATGTTAGCAAGAATCCACGATGTCCCTGTGGATCAGAGGGACGGGAACGAAGTCGAGCCAGAAGATGACCAGTTTTCCATT aTGGTTGGTAACAAgctggatgggccgaagggcaaGAGCGCAGGTTGCACGTGGGATTCGCTCCGGAATTCTGCAGGGGAACGAATTCTTCACCTCAAGAGCAACCCACTTGGTGTTTCCAACTCCAATTTTTGCCAGATGTTGAGGGAATTGGCCGAGGAGCAGCGGTTCGACGTCAGTTACTTAGATATCG AGTTGAGCTTGAGTGGCCTGTACCAGTGTCTTGTGGAGCTATCAACGCAGCCCACCACCGTCTGCCACGGCTCTGGCTCAACAAGGGATGGTGCCCGTGCCAATGCAGCCCACAATGCACTGCAATATCTGAAAATCATGGCTGGAGGAAAGTGA
- the tarbp2 gene encoding RISC-loading complex subunit tarbp2 isoform X1: MTEDRAAAAAKKTSSCPSIEQMLASNPGKTPISLLQEYGTRIGKTPVYDLLKAEGQAHQPNFTFRVTVGDINCTGQGPSKKAAKHKAAEAALKLLKGGNMLEPMLDGVKISGTESKSSSSAQLAECNPVGALQELVVQKGWRLPEYTVTQESGPAHRKEFTMTCRVERFLEIGSGTSKKLAKRNAAAKMLARIHDVPVDQRDGNEVEPEDDQFSIMVGNKLDGPKGKSAGCTWDSLRNSAGERILHLKSNPLGVSNSNFCQMLRELAEEQRFDVSYLDIEELSLSGLYQCLVELSTQPTTVCHGSGSTRDGARANAAHNALQYLKIMAGGK; this comes from the exons ATGACGGAGGATCGGGCCGCTGCTGCAGCCAAGAAGACTTCCAGCTGTCCCAG TATTGAGCAAATGCTGGCCTCAAACCCTGGGAAGACGCCTATTAGTTTACTGCAGGAGTATGGAACAAGGATTGGAAAGACACCGGTGTATGACTTGCTGAAAGCTGAGGGCCAAGCCCACCAACCCAATTTCACTTTCCGAGTGACAGTCGGAGATATTAACTGCACAG GTCAGGGGCCTAGCAAAAAGGCAGCAAAGCACAAGGCAGCGGAAGCTGCCCTGAAATTACTAAAGGGAGGAAACATGTTGGAGCCCATGTTGGATGGAGTCAA GATCTCTGGCACTGAATCCAAAAGCTCTAGCTCTGCTCAGCTGGCGGAATGCAACCCTGTAGGGGCTTTACAG GAGCTGGTGGTTCAGAAAGGATGGAGACTTCCGGAATATACAGTCACTCAGGAATCTGGTCCTGCCCACCGGAAGGAGTTCACCATGACTTGCAGGGTCGAGAGATTCTTGGAGATAG GGAGTGGGACGTCGAAAAAGCTGGCCAAGCGCAACGCAGCCGCAAAGATGTTAGCAAGAATCCACGATGTCCCTGTGGATCAGAGGGACGGGAACGAAGTCGAGCCAGAAGATGACCAGTTTTCCATT aTGGTTGGTAACAAgctggatgggccgaagggcaaGAGCGCAGGTTGCACGTGGGATTCGCTCCGGAATTCTGCAGGGGAACGAATTCTTCACCTCAAGAGCAACCCACTTGGTGTTTCCAACTCCAATTTTTGCCAGATGTTGAGGGAATTGGCCGAGGAGCAGCGGTTCGACGTCAGTTACTTAGATATCG aAGAGTTGAGCTTGAGTGGCCTGTACCAGTGTCTTGTGGAGCTATCAACGCAGCCCACCACCGTCTGCCACGGCTCTGGCTCAACAAGGGATGGTGCCCGTGCCAATGCAGCCCACAATGCACTGCAATATCTGAAAATCATGGCTGGAGGAAAGTGA
- the tarbp2 gene encoding RISC-loading complex subunit tarbp2 isoform X3 produces MLASNPGKTPISLLQEYGTRIGKTPVYDLLKAEGQAHQPNFTFRVTVGDINCTGQGPSKKAAKHKAAEAALKLLKGGNMLEPMLDGVKISGTESKSSSSAQLAECNPVGALQELVVQKGWRLPEYTVTQESGPAHRKEFTMTCRVERFLEIGSGTSKKLAKRNAAAKMLARIHDVPVDQRDGNEVEPEDDQFSIMVGNKLDGPKGKSAGCTWDSLRNSAGERILHLKSNPLGVSNSNFCQMLRELAEEQRFDVSYLDIEELSLSGLYQCLVELSTQPTTVCHGSGSTRDGARANAAHNALQYLKIMAGGK; encoded by the exons ATGCTGGCCTCAAACCCTGGGAAGACGCCTATTAGTTTACTGCAGGAGTATGGAACAAGGATTGGAAAGACACCGGTGTATGACTTGCTGAAAGCTGAGGGCCAAGCCCACCAACCCAATTTCACTTTCCGAGTGACAGTCGGAGATATTAACTGCACAG GTCAGGGGCCTAGCAAAAAGGCAGCAAAGCACAAGGCAGCGGAAGCTGCCCTGAAATTACTAAAGGGAGGAAACATGTTGGAGCCCATGTTGGATGGAGTCAA GATCTCTGGCACTGAATCCAAAAGCTCTAGCTCTGCTCAGCTGGCGGAATGCAACCCTGTAGGGGCTTTACAG GAGCTGGTGGTTCAGAAAGGATGGAGACTTCCGGAATATACAGTCACTCAGGAATCTGGTCCTGCCCACCGGAAGGAGTTCACCATGACTTGCAGGGTCGAGAGATTCTTGGAGATAG GGAGTGGGACGTCGAAAAAGCTGGCCAAGCGCAACGCAGCCGCAAAGATGTTAGCAAGAATCCACGATGTCCCTGTGGATCAGAGGGACGGGAACGAAGTCGAGCCAGAAGATGACCAGTTTTCCATT aTGGTTGGTAACAAgctggatgggccgaagggcaaGAGCGCAGGTTGCACGTGGGATTCGCTCCGGAATTCTGCAGGGGAACGAATTCTTCACCTCAAGAGCAACCCACTTGGTGTTTCCAACTCCAATTTTTGCCAGATGTTGAGGGAATTGGCCGAGGAGCAGCGGTTCGACGTCAGTTACTTAGATATCG aAGAGTTGAGCTTGAGTGGCCTGTACCAGTGTCTTGTGGAGCTATCAACGCAGCCCACCACCGTCTGCCACGGCTCTGGCTCAACAAGGGATGGTGCCCGTGCCAATGCAGCCCACAATGCACTGCAATATCTGAAAATCATGGCTGGAGGAAAGTGA